A single region of the Stenotrophomonas sp. Marseille-Q4652 genome encodes:
- a CDS encoding PadR family transcriptional regulator, which produces MTDIEAHLKKFQKELSAGTVSLVLLAVLAKAKEPLYGYLIAKELERIGGGVLSGKQSALYPVLRNLEGAGLLESHVEPSVSGPPRRYYRINDDGRAALRQWAAAWDATRDSVDSVLGGTNA; this is translated from the coding sequence ATGACCGATATCGAAGCCCATCTGAAGAAGTTCCAGAAGGAGTTGAGCGCCGGGACGGTGTCGCTGGTGCTGCTGGCGGTGCTGGCCAAGGCGAAGGAGCCGCTGTACGGCTATCTCATCGCCAAGGAACTCGAGCGCATCGGCGGCGGGGTACTCAGCGGCAAGCAGAGCGCGCTGTACCCGGTGCTGCGCAACCTGGAAGGCGCCGGCCTGCTGGAGAGCCACGTGGAGCCCTCGGTCTCCGGGCCGCCGCGGCGCTACTACCGCATCAATGACGACGGGCGTGCAGCGCTGCGGCAGTGGGCCGCGGCGTGGGATGCGACCCGCGATTCCGTGGATTCCGTGCTGGGAGGGACAAACGCATGA
- a CDS encoding peptidylprolyl isomerase, with protein sequence MTLRPALLACALTLATLSTTAPAAEKYRSAQEILSQSPASDWRTLDPANTLYMDLEGGTVVIELAPAFAPEHVDNIRTLARGGFWDGLNIYRSQDNFVVQFGDPDGENPAKARSLGKAKTKLPAEFQRPSKGLDFTALPDSDGWADEVGFVDGFPVGRDPKDGTTWLAHCYGALGAGRNTDEDSSIGAELYVVTGQSPRQLDRNITVVGRVVKGMELLSVIPRGPEPMGFYEDPAQRTPIRAIRLASEVPAAERIPLQVLRTDSKTFADATEARRNRRDDFYKRPAGHIDLCNVPLPVRMAPGSK encoded by the coding sequence ATGACCCTCCGCCCTGCCCTGCTTGCCTGCGCCCTCACCCTGGCCACCCTGTCGACCACCGCACCGGCGGCGGAGAAGTACCGCAGCGCCCAGGAAATCCTGTCGCAGTCACCGGCCAGCGACTGGCGTACCCTGGACCCGGCCAACACCCTGTACATGGACCTGGAAGGCGGCACCGTGGTGATCGAGCTGGCCCCGGCGTTCGCGCCGGAGCATGTCGACAACATCCGCACCCTGGCCCGCGGTGGCTTCTGGGACGGGCTGAACATCTACCGCTCGCAGGACAACTTCGTCGTGCAGTTCGGCGATCCCGACGGCGAGAATCCGGCCAAGGCGCGCTCGCTGGGCAAGGCGAAGACCAAACTGCCGGCCGAGTTCCAGCGCCCGTCCAAGGGCCTGGACTTCACCGCCCTGCCCGATTCCGACGGCTGGGCCGATGAAGTCGGTTTCGTCGATGGCTTCCCGGTCGGCCGCGACCCGAAGGACGGCACCACCTGGCTGGCCCACTGCTACGGTGCGCTCGGGGCCGGCCGCAATACCGACGAGGACAGCAGCATCGGCGCCGAGCTGTACGTGGTCACCGGCCAGTCGCCGCGCCAGCTGGACCGCAACATCACCGTGGTCGGCCGCGTGGTGAAGGGCATGGAACTGCTCAGCGTGATCCCGCGCGGTCCCGAGCCGATGGGCTTCTACGAGGACCCGGCGCAGCGCACGCCGATCCGCGCCATCCGCCTGGCCAGCGAGGTTCCGGCGGCCGAGCGCATCCCGCTGCAGGTGCTGCGCACCGATTCGAAGACCTTCGCCGACGCCACCGAAGCCCGCCGCAATCGCCGCGACGATTTCTACAAGCGCCCGGCCGGCCACATCGACCTGTGCAACGTGCCGCTGCCGGTGCGCATGGCACCGGGGAGCAAGTAA
- a CDS encoding GFA family protein, translating into MKYDGSCHCGKTAFTVDAGDGITEVYDCNCSMCRRRGGLLWFAPAAALTLHTDRADLGTYQFNKKHIDHHHCPVCGIAPFSEGRNPGNGEAMVAVNVRCLPELDLATLTVKQVDGASL; encoded by the coding sequence ATGAAGTACGACGGAAGCTGCCATTGCGGAAAGACCGCCTTCACCGTGGACGCCGGCGACGGCATCACCGAGGTCTACGACTGCAACTGCTCGATGTGCCGTCGCCGCGGCGGCCTGCTGTGGTTTGCGCCGGCCGCGGCGCTGACCCTGCATACCGACCGGGCGGACCTGGGCACCTACCAGTTCAACAAGAAGCACATCGACCACCATCACTGCCCGGTGTGCGGCATCGCCCCGTTCAGTGAGGGCCGGAACCCGGGCAATGGCGAGGCGATGGTGGCGGTCAACGTGCGCTGCCTGCCGGAGCTGGACCTGGCCACGCTGACGGTCAAGCAGGTGGACGGCGCCAGCCTCTGA
- a CDS encoding IS3 family transposase (programmed frameshift), which produces MSKRRKFSAEFKRGAVEQASRPGVSCAQVARELGIRDSLLTRWKREAQAVGKAAFVGTGSPRDEEVARLKRELARITKERGFFARSGDVLCQGIILRYQVIERCRDEFPIRLMCRCLRVSTSGYYDWSKRLPSARQHDNERLLSRIHALHQDSRGTLGAGRMQEDLVEEGLMASRNRVARLMAAAGLQGWPRPKRRGQRAQPTLTPPGVRNLLERDFSALEPETKWVTDITEIKTQQAKLYLCVVLDLFDQRIVGWSMHHRQDRQMVIRAVQMAVWQRQERHPLILHSDRGSQFRSGDYQGYLAANGLLCSMSAVGHCGDNAACEGFFGLLKRERIYRTTYPTLDAARSDVFEYIERRHNPRMRRRRGKQDQKFSALSKQSVISG; this is translated from the exons ATGTCAAAGCGTCGTAAGTTCAGTGCCGAGTTCAAGCGTGGTGCGGTGGAGCAAGCCAGTCGGCCAGGTGTCAGCTGCGCTCAGGTAGCCCGTGAGCTGGGCATCCGTGACAGCCTGCTGACTCGCTGGAAGCGGGAGGCACAGGCGGTGGGAAAAGCCGCCTTTGTTGGCACCGGTAGCCCGCGTGACGAGGAAGTTGCCCGGCTCAAGCGCGAGTTGGCCCGGATCACCAAGGAGCGGG GATTTTTTGCGAGAAGCGGCGACGTTCTTTGCCAAGGGATCATCCTGAGGTATCAGGTGATCGAACGTTGCCGCGATGAGTTTCCGATTCGCCTGATGTGCCGTTGCCTGCGGGTATCGACCAGTGGCTACTACGACTGGAGCAAGCGACTGCCCAGTGCTCGACAGCACGACAACGAGCGCTTGCTGAGCCGTATCCATGCGCTGCACCAGGACAGCCGGGGCACGCTGGGGGCCGGCCGCATGCAGGAGGATCTGGTCGAGGAAGGGTTGATGGCCAGTCGGAACCGGGTTGCCCGATTGATGGCGGCAGCGGGCCTGCAGGGCTGGCCACGCCCGAAACGGCGTGGCCAGCGCGCTCAACCGACACTGACGCCGCCGGGCGTGCGCAACCTGCTGGAGCGTGATTTCAGCGCCCTGGAGCCGGAAACCAAGTGGGTGACCGACATCACCGAGATCAAGACCCAGCAGGCCAAGCTGTATCTATGCGTCGTGCTGGACCTTTTTGATCAGCGCATTGTGGGCTGGTCCATGCATCATCGGCAGGACCGGCAGATGGTGATCAGAGCGGTGCAGATGGCGGTTTGGCAACGGCAGGAGCGGCATCCGCTGATCCTGCACTCCGACCGCGGCAGTCAATTTCGTAGCGGCGATTACCAGGGCTACCTGGCCGCCAATGGCCTGCTTTGCTCGATGAGTGCGGTGGGGCATTGTGGCGACAATGCAGCCTGCGAGGGCTTTTTCGGATTGCTCAAGCGCGAGCGGATCTATCGCACAACGTATCCCACACTCGATGCCGCCCGGTCCGATGTGTTCGAATATATCGAGCGCCGCCACAACCCCAGGATGCGACGGCGCCGGGGCAAGCAGGACCAGAAGTTTTCAGCCCTTTCCAAACAGTCCGTGATTTCGGGGTAG
- a CDS encoding DUF885 domain-containing protein, with translation MRKQLLAAALLAALTGCQNDKAPTAETPTAAAASQSQADARFAELSQKALDTWMQLSPTSATQIGDHRYDGEIDDMSEAGQQKGLELTKALLAELDAIDVAQLSRENQVDAAILRNQLQSDIWNVETLQSWKWDPQVYNGLAGGAIYSLMAREFAPLPERMKSAISRIEKVPQVYAAARANLDPARVPKIHAETVAKQNRGILSLVDSFIVPHIGELEAADQQRLNAALETLRSEVASYQEWLDKTLVPNAKGEFRIGAELYDQKLKFSLNSSLSRAEIGERARAELTRVRQDMYRIAQTVLKDKPGAPALPDQPSDDQQQKAIEAALELAYAEKPARDKVVDDAKASLEHATEFVRSKDLMTLPDAPVDIILMPEFQRGVAVAYCDSPGPLDKNLKTFYAVSPIPDEWNDEQVDSFLREYNSRMIHLLSIHEGTPGHYLEGWHSGKFPSTLRAVLRSGLFAEGWAVYTERMMQQEGYLDNDPLFHLVQLKFYLRTIANAILDQGVHVDNWSREQAMHLMTHDAFQQESEAAGKWIRAQLTSAQLPTYFVGAQEHFDTRKTVEEKQGANFNLKAYHDQILSYGAPPVRFARQLMLDQPIE, from the coding sequence ATGCGCAAGCAACTGCTCGCCGCCGCCCTGCTCGCCGCCCTGACCGGCTGCCAGAACGACAAGGCGCCCACCGCCGAAACCCCGACCGCCGCCGCGGCCTCGCAGAGCCAGGCCGACGCCCGCTTTGCCGAGCTCTCGCAGAAGGCGCTCGACACCTGGATGCAGCTCTCGCCGACCAGCGCCACCCAGATCGGCGACCACCGCTATGACGGCGAGATCGACGACATGTCCGAGGCCGGCCAGCAGAAGGGCCTGGAACTGACCAAGGCCCTGCTTGCCGAGCTGGACGCGATCGACGTGGCCCAGCTCTCGCGCGAGAACCAGGTCGACGCCGCCATCCTGCGCAACCAGCTGCAGTCCGATATCTGGAACGTGGAAACCCTGCAGTCCTGGAAGTGGGACCCGCAGGTCTACAACGGCCTGGCCGGTGGCGCGATCTACAGCCTGATGGCGCGTGAGTTCGCCCCGCTGCCGGAGCGGATGAAGTCGGCCATCTCGCGCATCGAGAAGGTCCCGCAGGTCTACGCCGCCGCCCGCGCCAACCTGGACCCGGCGCGCGTGCCGAAGATCCACGCCGAAACCGTGGCCAAGCAGAACCGCGGCATCCTCAGCCTGGTCGACAGCTTCATCGTCCCGCACATCGGCGAGCTGGAAGCCGCCGACCAGCAGCGCCTCAACGCCGCTCTCGAGACCCTGCGCAGCGAAGTGGCCAGCTACCAGGAATGGCTGGACAAGACCCTGGTGCCCAACGCCAAGGGCGAGTTCCGCATCGGCGCCGAGCTGTACGACCAGAAGCTGAAGTTCTCGCTCAACTCCTCGCTCTCGCGCGCCGAGATCGGCGAGCGCGCCCGCGCCGAACTGACCCGCGTGCGCCAGGACATGTACCGCATCGCCCAGACGGTGCTCAAGGACAAGCCCGGCGCCCCGGCCCTGCCCGACCAGCCCAGTGACGACCAGCAGCAGAAGGCCATCGAGGCCGCGCTGGAACTGGCCTATGCCGAGAAGCCGGCGCGCGACAAGGTGGTCGACGACGCCAAGGCCTCGCTCGAGCACGCCACCGAGTTCGTGCGCAGCAAAGACCTGATGACCCTGCCCGACGCGCCGGTGGACATCATCCTGATGCCCGAATTCCAGCGCGGCGTGGCCGTGGCCTATTGCGACTCGCCCGGCCCACTCGACAAGAACCTCAAGACCTTCTACGCGGTCTCGCCGATTCCCGACGAATGGAACGATGAGCAGGTCGATTCGTTCCTGCGCGAATACAACAGCCGCATGATCCACCTACTCTCCATCCACGAGGGCACGCCGGGCCATTACCTGGAAGGCTGGCACTCGGGCAAGTTCCCCTCCACCCTGCGCGCCGTGCTGCGCTCGGGCCTGTTCGCCGAAGGCTGGGCGGTCTACACCGAGCGGATGATGCAGCAGGAGGGCTACCTGGATAACGACCCGCTGTTCCACCTGGTGCAGCTCAAGTTCTACCTGCGCACCATCGCCAACGCGATCCTCGACCAGGGCGTGCACGTGGACAACTGGAGCCGCGAGCAGGCCATGCACCTGATGACCCACGACGCCTTCCAGCAGGAAAGCGAAGCGGCCGGTAAGTGGATCCGCGCCCAGCTCACCTCCGCCCAGCTGCCGACCTACTTCGTCGGCGCGCAGGAACACTTCGACACCCGCAAGACGGTCGAGGAAAAGCAGGGCGCGAACTTCAACCTCAAGGCCTACCACGACCAGATCCTGTCCTACGGTGCCCCGCCGGTACGGTTCGCCCGCCAGCTGATGCTGGACCAGCCGATTGAGTGA
- a CDS encoding tetratricopeptide repeat protein, which produces MTKTITLFKYIATILLVFGISTFNAAQSADRDPKPGSEWIDEAIALEKSKDWSGLAKHASAWTEARPSDEFSWYSLYIALERQDDSSGAINSVSRSIRERPELLDFWIRLSDKSIESKENYDAVNISSGILKVINSMPALKNLGYGQMRTGRYIEAARSLEQYVEFDPNDKTALLYLGLIYDNSRQYDSAIDYFRRALKNDPDYASAWYYLAYTYHKLDGDNDRATEAYDKLKKLDPERASELASLIRLEEPSALSPSTDTSRSRALGAFGQVLSAPRQRSAPQQNICNCKGYAGPGGPCYNGPGGAAYDGPGGPAYRGAGGACYAGPGGPEYDGPGGPAYKGPGGARYDGPGGPAYDGPGGPAYSGPGGACYAGPGGPCYSGPGGTGKTCPAICK; this is translated from the coding sequence ATGACCAAAACGATCACATTGTTCAAGTACATAGCAACCATCCTCTTGGTGTTTGGCATATCGACTTTTAACGCAGCTCAAAGCGCAGATCGCGATCCCAAGCCGGGTTCCGAGTGGATAGATGAGGCCATAGCTCTAGAAAAGAGCAAGGACTGGAGCGGTCTTGCTAAGCATGCAAGCGCATGGACAGAAGCGCGGCCGTCGGATGAGTTTTCTTGGTATTCCTTGTACATAGCTCTTGAACGGCAGGACGATTCTTCTGGCGCAATAAACTCTGTTTCACGTTCAATTAGAGAACGGCCGGAACTGCTCGATTTTTGGATACGCCTTTCAGATAAATCGATTGAGAGCAAAGAAAACTACGACGCAGTAAACATCTCCAGTGGAATCTTGAAGGTCATAAACTCCATGCCCGCTCTAAAAAACTTAGGGTACGGACAAATGAGGACTGGACGCTATATCGAGGCTGCACGGAGCCTTGAACAGTATGTCGAGTTCGACCCAAACGACAAAACAGCACTCCTTTACCTTGGCCTGATATACGACAACTCTCGTCAGTACGACTCGGCAATAGACTATTTTCGCCGAGCCTTGAAGAACGACCCAGACTACGCTTCCGCTTGGTACTACTTGGCCTACACATATCACAAGCTTGACGGCGATAATGATCGAGCTACAGAGGCCTATGACAAGCTCAAAAAGCTGGACCCAGAGCGAGCGTCTGAGTTAGCTAGTCTGATCCGTTTAGAAGAGCCATCAGCACTATCGCCATCTACAGATACATCGCGGAGCAGGGCGTTAGGGGCGTTCGGTCAGGTGCTTTCTGCACCGCGCCAGCGATCAGCTCCGCAGCAAAACATCTGTAACTGCAAGGGGTACGCCGGACCCGGCGGCCCTTGCTACAACGGACCAGGCGGGGCCGCCTATGACGGTCCCGGTGGACCTGCTTATCGTGGTGCAGGCGGAGCATGTTATGCAGGCCCGGGCGGGCCTGAATACGACGGCCCCGGTGGCCCGGCATACAAAGGACCCGGTGGAGCCCGCTATGACGGGCCAGGCGGCCCTGCATATGATGGCCCCGGTGGACCTGCATATTCCGGGCCAGGTGGCGCTTGTTACGCAGGCCCAGGGGGGCCTTGTTACTCGGGTCCGGGAGGAACAGGCAAAACGTGCCCAGCGATCTGCAAGTGA
- a CDS encoding IS110 family transposase, whose protein sequence is MRAAGIDVGKANLDLAVDGQPGVDRFANNRAGITKLIKRLEAMDVQRIVVEATGGYEEPLLEACCDAGLWIARVNPRQARDFARATGELAKTDAIDARLLARRAGMFGDRLRGHVAPPAWQRELRDWLRRRGQVVVLLQAQKQQAAMAPPEVRKLVARTVAALTRELAAIERSMKALIQEHASPALRSSKGLGPVFQATVLALLPELGHLDRRQIAKLTGVAPMNRDSGQGQGKRRIRGGRAPVRVALYMATLSAVRWDPLMKAHYQQLRARGKLGKVALVACMRKLLGIVNAKRRDELRMEGLALA, encoded by the coding sequence ATGCGGGCAGCAGGGATCGACGTGGGCAAGGCCAATCTGGATCTGGCCGTAGATGGGCAGCCGGGCGTGGACCGCTTCGCCAACAACCGGGCGGGGATCACCAAGCTGATCAAGCGCCTGGAGGCAATGGACGTGCAGCGGATCGTGGTCGAGGCCACCGGCGGTTACGAAGAGCCGCTACTTGAGGCCTGTTGCGATGCCGGGCTCTGGATTGCGCGGGTCAACCCGCGTCAGGCGCGGGATTTCGCCCGGGCCACCGGTGAGCTGGCCAAGACCGACGCCATCGATGCCAGGCTCCTGGCGCGGAGGGCCGGGATGTTCGGTGATCGCCTGCGCGGCCATGTGGCACCGCCCGCATGGCAGCGGGAGCTCCGCGACTGGCTTCGGCGCCGTGGCCAGGTGGTCGTGCTGCTTCAGGCGCAGAAGCAACAGGCGGCCATGGCCCCACCGGAGGTCCGCAAGCTGGTTGCACGGACCGTGGCCGCACTGACCCGGGAACTTGCCGCCATCGAGCGGTCGATGAAGGCCTTGATCCAGGAACACGCTTCACCCGCGCTGCGTTCAAGCAAAGGTCTCGGGCCGGTGTTCCAGGCCACCGTCCTTGCGCTACTGCCGGAGCTTGGCCACCTCGACCGTCGTCAGATCGCCAAACTCACCGGCGTGGCGCCGATGAACCGGGACAGCGGCCAAGGACAAGGCAAACGCCGGATCCGGGGTGGGCGCGCTCCGGTCCGCGTCGCGCTGTACATGGCCACGCTCTCGGCGGTGCGTTGGGATCCGCTGATGAAGGCGCACTACCAGCAGCTCAGGGCACGCGGGAAGTTGGGCAAGGTTGCGTTGGTGGCGTGCATGCGCAAGCTGCTTGGCATCGTCAACGCCAAGCGACGTGACGAGCTCAGGATGGAAGGCTTGGCGCTGGCTTGA
- a CDS encoding OsmC family protein, translated as MEISAKVVSSLDGVEVRVATGASLQTLAVPAKATGRGSAVNGGEFLALAVATCYCNDLYREAERLGIAISACEVIATALFNGIGQGAASIRYAARVESSAALERIEQLLSETDRRAEVHNTLRAGCAVERVARHDPAD; from the coding sequence GTGGAAATCTCGGCAAAGGTCGTCAGTAGCCTTGATGGGGTTGAGGTACGGGTCGCCACCGGTGCATCCCTGCAGACCCTGGCAGTTCCCGCGAAGGCCACGGGCCGCGGCAGCGCGGTGAATGGAGGCGAGTTCCTCGCCTTGGCGGTGGCTACCTGCTATTGCAACGATCTTTACCGCGAAGCGGAGCGGCTGGGCATTGCCATTTCCGCGTGCGAAGTGATTGCCACCGCCCTTTTCAACGGCATCGGCCAGGGCGCCGCGTCGATCCGCTACGCGGCACGGGTGGAATCCAGCGCAGCCCTAGAACGGATTGAACAACTGCTGTCGGAGACAGACCGGCGGGCCGAGGTGCACAACACACTGCGGGCAGGCTGTGCCGTCGAACGGGTTGCACGGCACGATCCGGCGGACTGA